Proteins found in one Pantoea cypripedii genomic segment:
- a CDS encoding gluconate 2-dehydrogenase subunit 3 family protein, translating into MKKRAKTLPGVTRRQVLTWTTLGVAATVTQAADAVSLKGSPGWTPFSDNPPESFDQQGWLFFTPEEAQTVEAIVDRLIPADELSIGGKEAGCAVFIDRQLHGFYGTFERLYMEGPFQQGTPEQGDQSPLVPQQRYRHGLAALNRYVQQTTKKNFAELTTEQQDQLLEAMEAGKVQFEGYDAKSFFLDVLNNTMEGFFADPIYGGNKEMVSWKMLGFPGARYDYRDYIERHNENLGLAPISIAQWKARG; encoded by the coding sequence ATGAAAAAAAGAGCCAAAACGCTGCCGGGCGTCACGCGACGGCAGGTGTTGACGTGGACGACGCTGGGCGTCGCCGCCACGGTTACCCAAGCGGCAGATGCCGTCTCTCTCAAAGGTTCTCCGGGCTGGACGCCCTTCTCCGACAATCCCCCCGAGTCGTTTGACCAGCAAGGCTGGCTGTTTTTTACCCCGGAAGAAGCCCAAACCGTTGAAGCCATCGTGGACCGCCTGATCCCTGCTGATGAACTCAGCATCGGCGGAAAAGAGGCTGGCTGCGCGGTGTTTATTGATCGCCAGTTGCATGGCTTTTACGGCACCTTTGAACGGCTGTATATGGAAGGCCCCTTCCAGCAGGGAACGCCGGAGCAAGGTGACCAATCCCCGCTGGTGCCGCAGCAACGTTACCGCCATGGCCTCGCCGCATTGAATCGTTATGTGCAGCAGACCACGAAAAAGAACTTTGCCGAACTGACCACGGAACAGCAGGACCAGCTGCTTGAGGCGATGGAAGCAGGCAAGGTGCAGTTCGAGGGCTACGACGCAAAATCATTCTTCCTCGACGTGTTGAATAACACCATGGAAGGCTTCTTTGCCGATCCGATTTATGGCGGCAACAAAGAGATGGTTTCCTGGAAGATGCTCGGCTTTCCTGGCGCACGTTACGACTATCGCGA